Proteins found in one Hypericibacter terrae genomic segment:
- a CDS encoding phage head closure protein, whose product MPRIGQLRETVEIQASSRGPTDSGGQLETWALAHRCRARVEPLTGAERLEAEQLVAAQGYRVTIRRPPSIEIKTTHRILWSGRVLTIAAVQNLDERGRFLAILADDQGLA is encoded by the coding sequence ATGCCGCGCATCGGGCAGCTTCGCGAGACGGTCGAGATCCAGGCCTCCTCGCGGGGGCCGACGGATTCGGGCGGGCAGCTCGAGACCTGGGCGCTGGCGCATCGCTGCCGGGCGCGGGTCGAGCCGCTGACCGGGGCCGAACGGCTCGAGGCCGAGCAGCTGGTCGCGGCGCAGGGCTACCGGGTGACGATCCGCCGGCCGCCCTCGATCGAGATCAAGACGACGCACCGGATTCTCTGGTCCGGGCGCGTGCTGACGATCGCGGCGGTGCAGAATTTGGACGAGCGGGGGCGGTTTCTCGCGATCCTGGCCGACGACCAGGGCCTGGCGTAA
- a CDS encoding head-tail connector protein has translation MGLTLITAATVPVLDTAAAKAHLRVEFADDDVTIDALVAAATETIEGMTGRAFLQQTWRLTLDAFPACRDPVIRLPRPPLISVDSVKYVDADGTLQTLDPALYQVDANSTPARLAPAYGQVWPCARCELGAVRIEYKAGYGTTADKVRPTLVSAVKLQLGHLYENREAVNIGNIVTTMPIGVESLVYLNKVW, from the coding sequence ATGGGCTTGACCCTCATCACCGCCGCCACGGTTCCGGTCTTGGACACGGCCGCGGCCAAGGCGCATCTGCGCGTCGAGTTCGCCGACGACGACGTCACGATCGATGCGCTGGTCGCGGCAGCGACCGAAACGATCGAGGGCATGACGGGCCGCGCCTTCCTCCAGCAGACCTGGCGCTTGACGCTCGATGCCTTCCCGGCTTGCCGCGATCCGGTCATCCGGCTGCCGCGGCCGCCGCTGATCTCGGTCGACAGCGTCAAGTATGTCGACGCGGACGGCACGCTGCAGACGCTCGACCCCGCGCTCTACCAGGTCGATGCCAATTCGACGCCGGCGCGCCTGGCGCCCGCCTATGGCCAGGTCTGGCCCTGCGCGCGCTGCGAGCTGGGCGCGGTGCGGATCGAATACAAGGCGGGCTACGGCACCACGGCGGACAAGGTGCGGCCGACGCTCGTTTCCGCCGTCAAGCTGCAACTCGGCCATCTCTATGAGAACCGCGAGGCCGTCAATATCGGCAATATCGTCACCACCATGCCGATCGGGGTCGAGAGCCTGGTCTATCTGAACAAGGTCTGGTGA
- a CDS encoding phage terminase small subunit P27 family, whose product MADVVEVADLEDGTPRHLSENAKKFWARVAPELTRVNIVKKSDRQALERYCETLAEWWAIELQLRGKPRVYWTDSAHGRMKRIEPLILVHHRTAKLLLDYEDRLGLNPAARQNILRGMAAQASLPLDNPNGTSSDGGKTEGGEPAGPGSPIGLLAHARTDRLN is encoded by the coding sequence ATGGCTGATGTCGTCGAGGTCGCGGACCTCGAGGACGGGACGCCGCGGCATCTGAGCGAGAACGCGAAGAAGTTCTGGGCCCGCGTGGCGCCCGAGCTCACCCGCGTCAACATCGTCAAGAAGTCCGACCGTCAGGCGCTCGAGCGCTATTGCGAGACGCTGGCCGAGTGGTGGGCGATCGAGCTGCAGCTCCGGGGCAAGCCCCGCGTCTACTGGACCGACAGCGCGCATGGCCGCATGAAGCGGATCGAGCCGCTGATCCTGGTGCATCACCGCACCGCAAAGCTGCTGCTGGATTACGAGGACCGGCTCGGCCTCAACCCGGCGGCGCGCCAGAACATCCTGCGCGGCATGGCGGCCCAGGCGTCGCTGCCGCTGGACAACCCGAACGGAACGTCGAGCGATGGCGGCAAGACCGAAGGCGGCGAGCCGGCGGGCCCGGGCTCTCCGATCGGCCTCCTCGCTCACGCCCGAACCGACAGGCTCAACTGA
- a CDS encoding terminase large subunit, whose protein sequence is MAARPKAASRRARALRSASSLTPEPTGSTEEAPPPSQPDEPDPPAPNGAPAGCWFDRKAADAACDFFPRYLRHTEGEWAGQPFTLAAWQRRIVRTIFGWKKADGTRLIRVVYIEIPRKNGKTEFAAGLALLLLLGDGEFGGQGYAMAADKDQAKIVFNKASVMVQFSDLLMQHCEAFKTSVYCAQLMASFKPLSRMPGTKQGFSPSFAIGDEIHVWPTGELADVVHKGTAARQQPLEVYLTTAGIKGVGYGWELHDRALKILEGTLVDPTFLPVIFAANDNDDWLSDETVAKVNPSIGISPKWDYIRAERAKAQESPRLENEFKRYHLNIWTEQVTRWIPIEAWDACAGEIAWQDLPAAMKGRRCFAAVDLSAKVDLSARVLAFPPETIGGLWHLVPRLYLPKQRVENAEKRDRLPYREWERMGALVLTPGDVIDYGYIEQQLMADAAEFQLVETGFDPWNAMQFAVRMQGEGLVMKEFRQGYGSMSEPSKQFEAEILAGRLRHGGHPVLREMVKAVSVATDPAGNIKPDKSAATLRIDGVVASIMGMGLAMVAPPAEPDINDVIMARGGLAA, encoded by the coding sequence ATGGCGGCAAGACCGAAGGCGGCGAGCCGGCGGGCCCGGGCTCTCCGATCGGCCTCCTCGCTCACGCCCGAACCGACAGGCTCAACTGAGGAAGCACCACCGCCGTCTCAGCCCGACGAGCCGGATCCGCCGGCGCCGAACGGCGCCCCGGCGGGGTGCTGGTTCGACCGGAAGGCGGCCGACGCGGCCTGCGATTTCTTCCCGCGCTATCTGCGCCACACCGAGGGCGAATGGGCCGGCCAGCCCTTCACGCTCGCGGCCTGGCAGCGGCGCATCGTGCGGACCATCTTCGGCTGGAAGAAGGCCGACGGCACGCGGCTGATCCGCGTCGTCTATATCGAGATCCCGCGCAAGAACGGGAAGACCGAGTTCGCGGCGGGCCTGGCGCTGCTGCTGCTGCTGGGCGACGGCGAGTTCGGCGGCCAGGGCTATGCGATGGCGGCCGACAAGGACCAGGCCAAGATCGTCTTCAACAAGGCGTCGGTGATGGTCCAGTTCTCGGACCTGCTGATGCAGCATTGCGAGGCCTTCAAGACCTCGGTCTATTGCGCGCAGCTGATGGCGAGCTTCAAGCCGCTGTCGCGCATGCCGGGCACGAAGCAGGGCTTCTCGCCCAGCTTCGCGATCGGCGACGAGATCCATGTCTGGCCGACCGGAGAGCTCGCCGACGTGGTGCATAAGGGCACGGCCGCGCGCCAGCAGCCGCTGGAGGTCTATCTCACCACGGCCGGCATCAAGGGCGTCGGCTACGGGTGGGAGCTGCACGATCGCGCGCTGAAGATCCTCGAGGGCACGCTGGTCGACCCGACCTTCCTGCCGGTGATCTTCGCCGCGAACGACAATGACGACTGGCTCTCCGACGAGACGGTCGCGAAGGTCAACCCCAGCATCGGCATCTCGCCGAAGTGGGATTACATCCGGGCCGAGCGCGCCAAGGCGCAGGAGAGCCCGCGCCTCGAGAACGAGTTCAAGCGCTACCATCTCAACATCTGGACCGAGCAGGTCACGCGCTGGATCCCGATCGAGGCCTGGGATGCCTGCGCCGGCGAGATCGCATGGCAGGATCTGCCGGCGGCGATGAAGGGCCGCCGCTGCTTCGCCGCGGTCGACCTGTCGGCGAAGGTCGATCTTTCGGCGAGGGTGCTGGCTTTCCCGCCGGAGACGATCGGCGGGCTCTGGCATCTGGTGCCGCGGCTCTACCTGCCGAAGCAGCGGGTCGAGAACGCCGAGAAGCGGGACCGGCTTCCTTACCGCGAGTGGGAGCGGATGGGCGCGCTGGTGCTAACGCCCGGCGACGTGATCGATTACGGCTATATCGAGCAGCAGCTCATGGCCGATGCGGCTGAGTTTCAGCTCGTCGAGACCGGCTTCGACCCCTGGAACGCGATGCAGTTCGCGGTGCGGATGCAGGGCGAGGGCCTGGTGATGAAGGAGTTCCGGCAGGGCTACGGCTCGATGTCGGAACCCTCCAAGCAGTTCGAGGCCGAGATCCTGGCCGGCCGCCTTCGCCATGGCGGCCATCCGGTGCTGCGCGAGATGGTCAAGGCGGTATCGGTCGCGACCGATCCCGCCGGCAACATCAAGCCGGACAAGAGCGCGGCGACGCTGCGCATCGACGGCGTGGTGGCGTCGATCATGGGCATGGGACTGGCGATGGTCGCGCCGCCGGCGGAACCCGACATCAACGATGTGATCATGGCCCGCGGCGGCCTGGCGGCGTAG
- a CDS encoding phage tail assembly chaperone: MGWRPADFWAATPHEFFAALDGHAAANGRGDKGESEAEFASFKAKLEAKGLA; the protein is encoded by the coding sequence TTGGGCTGGAGGCCCGCCGACTTCTGGGCTGCCACGCCGCATGAGTTTTTCGCGGCGCTGGACGGCCATGCCGCGGCGAACGGCAGGGGCGACAAGGGCGAATCCGAGGCCGAGTTCGCCTCCTTCAAGGCCAAGCTGGAAGCCAAAGGCTTGGCATGA
- a CDS encoding DUF3168 domain-containing protein, whose translation MADAGLPLQKALYALLTEMLAPIPVYDDVPPDTPTTYVTIGDVVSGDDGDKTAQGQEHVAAIFVWSKGGTRGREAVKTVLASIHDALHEQEAALEIEGHTTVMVICEASDSVRGADPALWQGIARYRILTESV comes from the coding sequence GTGGCTGACGCCGGATTGCCGCTGCAGAAGGCGCTCTATGCGCTTCTGACCGAGATGCTGGCGCCGATCCCGGTCTATGACGACGTGCCGCCGGACACGCCGACGACCTATGTCACGATCGGCGACGTGGTCTCCGGCGATGACGGCGACAAGACCGCGCAGGGCCAGGAGCATGTGGCCGCCATCTTCGTCTGGTCGAAGGGCGGCACCCGCGGCCGCGAGGCGGTCAAGACGGTGCTGGCGTCGATCCACGACGCGCTGCACGAGCAGGAAGCGGCGCTCGAGATCGAGGGCCATACCACGGTCATGGTGATCTGCGAGGCCAGCGACAGCGTGCGCGGGGCCGACCCGGCGCTGTGGCAGGGGATAGCGCGGTACAGGATTTTGACGGAGAGCGTGTAG
- a CDS encoding HNH endonuclease signature motif containing protein produces MPTRPPVHRPQGARTEAQRKADYDQRRGTARKRGYDSRWDKARKAYLAKHPLCVKHEAKGETVAAIIVDHIIPHRGDKALFWDSDNWQPLCKPCHDAKTATEDSAFANRAPRS; encoded by the coding sequence ATGCCGACGCGACCGCCGGTGCATCGTCCCCAGGGCGCCCGCACCGAGGCCCAACGCAAGGCCGACTATGACCAGCGCCGCGGCACGGCCCGCAAGCGTGGCTATGACAGCCGATGGGACAAAGCCCGCAAGGCCTACCTCGCGAAGCATCCGCTTTGCGTCAAGCATGAGGCGAAGGGCGAGACGGTCGCGGCCATCATCGTCGATCACATCATCCCGCACCGGGGTGACAAGGCCCTGTTCTGGGACAGCGACAACTGGCAGCCGCTCTGCAAGCCCTGCCACGACGCCAAGACCGCGACCGAGGACAGCGCGTTCGCGAACAGGGCCCCCCGTTCCTGA
- a CDS encoding phage portal protein, which produces MGLLRRIMEVFEYRSTVTPGVPPRDPVIAEWWGQSSMTASGVSVTPDSAMRVTAVYRCVKVLAETLATMPLLIWERNDNGKRRAIEHPLYPLLHGKPNERQTAFEFIEMMAAHTVLRGDSFARIIERGDGATAALIPLHPDRVQPVPMDDGKISYKYRDQNNVTVTLQSREVLRLPGLSLDGGVNALSPIGYHRETVGLSVAAREYLARFYSNNAAPKFGIKLAPILKEDAKTALIESWEKRHRGVENQHKLAIFDGGMEPFQLGLSNDDAQYLELQQFSVTDICRIFGVPPHKVMDLSKATFSNIEHQALEFVTDTVLPWVRRFEDRLNLSLLSPPDQARFFIGFEMKGLLRGDSAARAALYDVLFRTASISPNQIAAAEDMDGYEGGDTRYIPLTMAPADKILDVLLKDAGQKQSRENRESAT; this is translated from the coding sequence ATGGGCCTGCTGCGCCGAATCATGGAGGTCTTCGAGTACCGCTCGACGGTGACGCCGGGCGTGCCGCCTCGGGATCCGGTTATTGCCGAATGGTGGGGCCAAAGCAGCATGACGGCTTCCGGCGTATCGGTGACACCCGACAGCGCCATGCGGGTCACCGCGGTCTATCGGTGCGTCAAGGTACTGGCGGAAACGCTGGCCACGATGCCGCTCCTGATCTGGGAGCGCAATGACAACGGCAAGCGGCGGGCGATCGAGCATCCGCTCTATCCGTTGCTGCATGGCAAGCCGAACGAGCGGCAGACGGCATTCGAGTTCATCGAGATGATGGCCGCACATACGGTTCTGCGCGGCGACAGCTTCGCGCGAATCATCGAGCGTGGCGACGGAGCGACCGCGGCCCTCATTCCCCTTCACCCCGATCGCGTGCAGCCCGTCCCTATGGATGACGGGAAGATCAGCTACAAGTACCGCGATCAGAACAACGTCACGGTTACGCTTCAGTCCCGCGAAGTCCTGCGGCTGCCGGGCCTCAGCCTCGATGGCGGCGTCAATGCATTGTCGCCGATCGGCTACCACCGCGAGACGGTCGGCCTGTCGGTCGCGGCCCGCGAGTACCTGGCGCGGTTCTACTCGAACAATGCGGCGCCGAAGTTCGGCATCAAGCTGGCACCCATCCTGAAGGAGGACGCGAAGACCGCGCTGATCGAGAGCTGGGAGAAGCGTCATCGCGGCGTCGAGAACCAGCACAAGCTGGCGATCTTCGATGGCGGCATGGAGCCCTTCCAGCTTGGGCTGTCGAACGATGATGCGCAATATCTCGAGCTGCAGCAGTTCAGCGTGACCGATATCTGCCGGATCTTCGGCGTGCCACCGCACAAGGTCATGGATCTGTCGAAGGCGACCTTCTCGAACATCGAGCACCAGGCGCTCGAGTTCGTCACCGATACCGTGCTGCCCTGGGTGCGTCGCTTCGAGGATCGACTCAACCTCTCGCTGCTCAGCCCGCCGGACCAGGCTCGGTTCTTCATCGGCTTCGAGATGAAGGGGCTGCTGCGCGGGGACAGCGCGGCGCGCGCGGCGCTCTATGACGTGCTCTTTCGCACGGCCTCGATCTCGCCCAACCAGATCGCCGCGGCGGAGGACATGGACGGCTATGAAGGCGGCGATACCCGATACATCCCTCTCACCATGGCGCCGGCGGACAAGATCCTCGACGTGCTGTTGAAGGATGCCGGCCAGAAGCAATCCCGCGAGAACAGGGAATCCGCGACATGA
- a CDS encoding phage tail tube protein: protein MGKEVGRKVLVKIGDGGGSEVFTTLAGQKDATLTMQAGEIDMSDKASGVWGETVSGDLSMSVQVSGNCNWPDTTGLKRVMDAFVVPEQINAQLILNDTGDYWQAAFAITQCNIAGPKDNPTSYDITLKAAAQPVFTAG, encoded by the coding sequence ATGGGCAAGGAAGTCGGCCGCAAGGTGCTGGTCAAGATCGGCGACGGCGGCGGCAGCGAGGTCTTCACGACGCTCGCCGGCCAGAAGGATGCGACGCTCACGATGCAGGCGGGCGAGATCGACATGTCGGACAAGGCGTCGGGCGTCTGGGGCGAGACAGTCTCGGGCGACCTGTCGATGTCGGTCCAGGTCTCGGGCAACTGCAACTGGCCCGACACCACGGGCTTGAAGCGCGTCATGGACGCCTTCGTCGTTCCCGAGCAGATCAACGCGCAGCTGATCCTCAACGATACCGGGGATTACTGGCAGGCGGCCTTCGCGATCACGCAATGCAACATCGCGGGGCCGAAGGACAATCCGACGAGTTATGACATCACGCTCAAGGCCGCGGCGCAGCCGGTCTTCACCGCGGGCTGA
- a CDS encoding gene transfer agent family protein: MTDKIANPERGEVAITLDGRRFVMRPDFEHLVEMEVRTGVGLVELTRRIASGKYGVRDMAAIVTAGLKGAGEERADFAKVGAMILADGLTSLVDPVNQFLINAITGGKTPSGDDSSGEADAASGQS; encoded by the coding sequence ATGACCGACAAGATCGCCAATCCGGAGCGGGGCGAGGTCGCGATCACGCTCGACGGCCGGCGTTTCGTCATGCGGCCGGACTTCGAGCATCTGGTCGAGATGGAGGTCCGGACCGGCGTCGGCCTGGTCGAGCTGACCCGGCGCATCGCGTCCGGCAAATATGGCGTGCGCGACATGGCGGCGATCGTCACCGCCGGGCTCAAGGGCGCCGGCGAGGAACGGGCGGACTTCGCCAAGGTCGGCGCGATGATCCTCGCCGACGGGCTCACCTCGCTGGTGGATCCGGTCAACCAGTTCCTGATCAACGCGATCACGGGCGGCAAGACGCCGAGCGGAGACGACAGCTCGGGGGAAGCGGACGCGGCGAGCGGTCAGAGCTGA
- a CDS encoding HK97-gp10 family putative phage morphogenesis protein — protein sequence MASRFDGVNKLRRILKRLPDEAAEPIKTEIRRAGQTLLFEMGARVPRRTGLLARSLRYLITARGFLLRAGVIGAKARRLAFYARWVEFGTKPHSLKQGARLARRGRSAALQSQGARHPGTKPQPFVLPAYKAQKAEIVARIGAAIRLALQKVARG from the coding sequence ATGGCGTCGCGGTTCGACGGGGTCAACAAGCTGCGGCGGATCCTGAAGCGGTTGCCGGACGAGGCGGCCGAGCCGATCAAGACCGAGATCCGGCGGGCCGGACAGACGCTGCTGTTCGAAATGGGCGCGCGGGTGCCGCGGCGCACGGGGCTGCTGGCGCGCTCGCTGCGCTACCTGATCACGGCCCGCGGCTTCCTGCTGCGGGCCGGCGTGATCGGGGCCAAGGCGCGGCGGCTGGCCTTCTATGCGCGGTGGGTCGAATTCGGGACGAAGCCGCATTCGCTGAAGCAGGGCGCGCGCCTGGCCCGCAGGGGCCGCAGCGCGGCGCTGCAGTCGCAAGGGGCCCGGCATCCCGGGACCAAGCCGCAGCCCTTCGTGCTGCCGGCCTACAAGGCCCAGAAGGCCGAGATCGTGGCGCGGATCGGCGCGGCGATCCGGCTGGCATTGCAAAAGGTGGCCCGTGGCTGA
- a CDS encoding HK97 family phage prohead protease has translation MSIEEIERRFFVAEELEVEKRADGKPVLRGHAAVFNKLSENLGGFREQVAPGAFLETIQKDDIRALFNHDPNFVLGRNRSKTLTLSEDARGLAIEIEMPDTQTIRDLVVAPIQRRDVSQMSFGFAVRAGGQDWGDDGKGNMIRTLKQVRLFDVSPVTFPAYPQTDIAVRSLTEWKAELQRQAAAATMPNLRAMRQRHAEI, from the coding sequence ATGAGCATCGAAGAGATCGAACGGCGGTTCTTCGTCGCCGAGGAACTCGAGGTCGAGAAGCGCGCCGACGGCAAGCCCGTGCTGCGCGGACATGCGGCCGTGTTCAACAAGCTGTCGGAGAATCTGGGCGGCTTCCGCGAGCAGGTCGCGCCCGGCGCCTTCCTGGAGACGATCCAGAAAGACGACATCCGGGCGCTGTTCAATCACGATCCGAACTTCGTCCTGGGCCGCAATCGGTCCAAGACCTTGACCTTGAGCGAAGACGCGCGCGGGCTGGCGATCGAGATCGAGATGCCCGACACCCAGACCATCCGCGACCTGGTGGTGGCGCCGATCCAGCGGCGCGACGTGAGCCAGATGTCCTTTGGCTTCGCGGTGCGCGCCGGCGGGCAGGACTGGGGAGACGACGGCAAGGGCAACATGATCCGTACGCTCAAGCAGGTGCGGCTGTTCGATGTGAGCCCGGTGACCTTCCCGGCCTATCCGCAAACCGACATTGCCGTGCGGTCCCTGACCGAATGGAAGGCGGAATTGCAGCGCCAGGCGGCGGCAGCGACGATGCCGAACCTGCGGGCCATGCGCCAGCGCCACGCCGAGATCTGA
- a CDS encoding phage major capsid protein codes for MSDRLKALREKRGKIVKEMREILEAPEKEKRDATTEETQKHSTLFADQDKLRVQIEAEERQVELDREMASKAGETEAEKRAREAAAGGQGGGDTIEARQMKAYRKFLVGGLRSLNDEEQRSLNAGSNPDGGYTIAPPAWMATLIKNVDNAVIMRQRGTVLPALTKSESLGVPTLDADPDDADWTVELSTGNEDTAMKFGKRELAPNPMAKRIKISKKLLRISSLPIEQIVSDRLAYKFAVTQEKAYLTGDGVKKPLGVFTASNDGIPTGRDVSTGNDATQIKFDGLIEAKFAVKGQYWNKASWLFHRDGVKQITKLKDGEGQYIWRQSVREGEPDMLLGRPLDMSEYAPNTFTSGLYVGMFGDFSWYWIVDALDMQVQRLVELYAESNQDGIIGRYEGDGMPVLAEAFARVKLG; via the coding sequence ATGTCCGATCGCCTGAAGGCCCTCCGCGAGAAGCGGGGCAAGATTGTCAAGGAAATGCGCGAGATCCTCGAAGCGCCCGAGAAGGAGAAGCGGGACGCCACCACCGAGGAGACGCAGAAGCACAGCACGCTGTTCGCCGATCAGGACAAGCTGCGTGTGCAGATCGAGGCCGAGGAGCGCCAGGTCGAGCTCGACCGCGAGATGGCGTCGAAGGCCGGCGAGACCGAGGCCGAGAAGCGCGCTCGCGAAGCGGCGGCCGGTGGCCAGGGCGGCGGCGATACCATCGAAGCCCGGCAGATGAAGGCTTACCGAAAATTCCTGGTCGGTGGGCTGCGGAGCCTCAATGACGAGGAGCAACGCTCGCTCAATGCCGGCTCCAATCCCGATGGCGGCTACACGATCGCGCCGCCGGCCTGGATGGCCACGCTGATCAAGAACGTCGACAACGCGGTCATCATGCGCCAGCGCGGCACCGTGTTGCCGGCGCTGACGAAGTCCGAGAGCCTTGGCGTGCCGACGCTCGACGCCGATCCGGACGATGCCGACTGGACGGTCGAGCTGTCGACCGGCAACGAAGACACCGCGATGAAGTTCGGTAAGCGCGAGCTGGCGCCGAATCCCATGGCGAAGCGGATCAAGATCAGCAAGAAGCTCCTCCGGATCTCGTCCCTGCCGATCGAGCAGATCGTCAGCGACCGTCTGGCCTACAAGTTCGCGGTGACCCAGGAAAAGGCCTACCTGACCGGCGATGGCGTCAAGAAGCCGCTCGGCGTGTTCACGGCCTCGAACGACGGCATTCCGACCGGCCGCGACGTCTCGACCGGAAACGATGCCACCCAGATCAAGTTCGACGGTCTGATCGAGGCTAAGTTCGCGGTCAAGGGTCAGTACTGGAACAAGGCGTCCTGGCTGTTTCACCGCGATGGCGTGAAGCAGATCACGAAGCTGAAGGACGGCGAAGGCCAGTATATCTGGCGGCAATCGGTGCGCGAGGGCGAACCGGACATGCTGCTGGGCCGGCCGCTCGATATGAGCGAGTACGCGCCCAACACCTTCACCAGCGGGCTCTATGTCGGCATGTTCGGCGACTTCTCCTGGTACTGGATTGTCGATGCCCTCGACATGCAGGTCCAGCGCCTGGTCGAGCTCTACGCCGAATCCAACCAGGACGGCATCATCGGTCGCTATGAGGGCGATGGCATGCCGGTGCTGGCCGAGGCCTTCGCCCGCGTGAAGCTGGGCTGA